The Comamonas sp. 26 DNA window GGTGCTGCTGGTTGCGGTTTTGTTTGGCGTGTCGCTGGCGCTGGCCGGCGAGGGCGGCAAGACCGTGCTGAACTTCCTGGAGTCGCTGACCAAGCCCATCTTCAAGCTGGTGAACATTGTCATGAAGTTCGCTCCCATCGGCGCCTTTGGTGCCATGGCCTTCACCATTGGCAAGTTCGGTCTGGGCTCGCTGGTCAATCTGGCCGAGCTGGTGCTGACCTTCTACATCACCTCGGCGCTGTTCGTGCTGGTGATTCTGGGTGCTGTGGCCCGTGCCTGCGGCTTCTCGGTCATCAAGCTGATCAAGTACCTGAAGGACGAGCTGTTGCTGGTGCTGGGTACATCGTCGTCCGAGTCGGCCCTGCCTTCGCTGATGCAGAAGATGGAAAAGGCTGGCTGCAGCAAGTCTGTGGTGGGTCTGGTGGTTCCTACCGGTTACTCCTTCAACCTGGACGGCACCAATATCTACATGACGCTGGCTGCGCTGTTCATCGCCCAGGCCACCGATACGCACCTGACGCTGGGCCACCAGATCGCACTGCTATTGGTTGCCATGCTGTCGTCCAAGGGCGCAGCGGGCGTGACTGGTGCGGGCTTCATTACCTTGGCTGCCACTCTGGCCGTGGTGCCTGAAGTGCCAGTGGCCGGCATGGCGCTGATTCTGGGTGTGGACCGCTTCATGTCTGAATGCCGTTCGCTGACCAACTTCATCGGCAATGCTGTGGCGACGGTGGTGGTTTCCAAGTGGGAAAAGGCGTTGGACTATGAGCAGCTGAATGCGGCGCTGGATGGTCAGATTGAAGATGCCAATGAGGTGGCGTTGAAGATCTGAGTCTTTGACTGATGCATGTAAAAAGCCCCGCGATGCGGGGCTTTTTTGTGGTGTTTCTAGGCTCTGGCGCTTGAAATTTAAGCGCTGGTAGCTATGAAATTTACTTTTAATGGTGTTGTGAGTGATGTCAGCTTGTCGATGTCAGCAAGTCATACGCGGCCAGCACGCGCAGTGTGTCGCGGCCCAGTCGTTTGCTGCGGGGCAGAACGCGCACCCAGCCCAGTTTTTTGACCGTACGGGCCAGAACTTGCTGTGCATCGGCGGGCAGTTGCTGAACAAAGGCTAGCCAATGCTTTTGCGCTTCTTCCATCGCCCCCGTCTGCTGCAAAAACAGGGCTGTGGACTGGGTGTAGTTCAGTGCATCACGCGCCATGCACACGGCGCGGGGCAGGTGGGCAGCGGGGTCGTCTTCAAAGTCGATAAAACCAATCACTCCATCGGGGCAGACCACCATGTTGCGGGCCACGGCCTGGCTGAGTACCTCGCCCTTTGTGTGCGCCTCATGAATCGCATCCAGCCCCTGCCGCCACAGCTTGAGCGTGGAGGCTGAGCCTTGGGCAATGGCGTCTTCAATGGCGTTGCTCAGCGACGGCGCTTCTTCGCCGGGGCGGCCCAGATGGCGCATGACAAAGGCTTGCTCCGTTGTGGCCAGCACTTCAGGCACGCGCAGGCCTTTGGCCTTGAAGTTACGAAGGCGGCGCGCCTCGGTCTGAATGGACTCGGCCCCTCCGGGGTTGGGCACGGGTTGCAGCACGGCGGCGCTGAAGAGTTTGGCCAGCGTGTTCAGCAGCCAGTAGTTCAAGGCCGGGTTGCCTTTGCTGGCGCACTTGACCCAGAGGGTTTCATGCGCCAGTTCATAACGCATGATGCTGTGGGGCTGGTTCAGATGCTCGCGCAGAAATGCTTCGTAATCGATAGCTGTCTGCGCTTTTTGCATATGGGCTTGAGCGGAATTATCCTGAGATGTCACGGCGAAGGGTCTGGCAGGCGCTGGGCTCTGGCTTCTCAGGTCCAGATACCGCTGCGCAAAGGCAAAGTCTGCGATTGTGCCGCGTTGTCGGCACTGCCCGGAGCAGATGGGCGCAGAACCGGCTCATGCAGTGGCTGAAAGCTCTGCGCCGTGGCCAGCGGCCAGTAATTTTTAAAGACCTTGTGCTGGCGCTGTAGGTTCTGGAGCAGGCCACCCGGCTCTACGCGCAGGATCAGGTTGGAAAGCAGGCTGACCTGCGTATCGTCCAGCCTGCGCACAATGTGATGGGCGGTAATCTCATTCGGGTGCTTGAGCCCGGCGGCCTGCACCAGTTCCTGGAGCGCGTGCAGCGTGTTTTTGTGAAAATTGGCCACGCGCGTGGCCTTGTCGGGCACCACCAGCGCTTGCTGGCGCACGGCATCCTGAGTGGTCACACCCGTGGGGCAGGTGCCCGTGTGGCAGCTCTGGGCCTGAATACAGCCCAGCGCCATCATGAAGCCGCGCCCCGAGTTGCACCAGTCGGCACCCAGAGCCATCATGCGGGCGATATCAAAGGCGGTGATGACCTTGCCCGCCGCGCCGATCTTGATGCGGTGGCGCAGATTCACCCCCAGCAGCGTGTTGTGGACCAGCAGCAGACCTTCTTGCAGCGGCACGCCCACATGGTCGACAAACTCCACAGGTGCTGCGCCGGTGCCGCCTTCAGCGCCATCGACCACGATGAAGTCGGGGGTGATATTGGTCTCCAGCATGGCCTTGACCATGGCAAACCATTCCCAGGGGTGCCCCACGCAGAACTTGAAGCCCGTGGGCTTTCCGCCCGAGAGACGACGCAGCTTGCCTATGAACTGCATCAGCTCCACAGGGGTTGAAAACGCGCTGTGGCTGGAAGGTGAAATGCAGTCCACCCCCACAGGGATGCCGCGAGCTGCTGCAATTTCAGGAGTGACCTTGGCTCCGGGCAGCATGCCCCCGTGCCCAGGCTTGGCACCTTGACTGAGCTTGAGCTCAATCATCTTGACCTGCGGGTCGGTGGCGTTGGCGACAAATTTCTCTTCACTGAATGTGCCGTCTGCATTGCGGCAGCCAAAGTAGCCGGACGCAACTTCCCAGATCAGATCACCGCCATGCATGCGGTGGTACTGGCTGATGGAGCCTTCACCCGTGTCGTGAATGAATCCGCCCATCCTCGCACCCTGGTTCAGGGCCTGAATGGCATTGCCCGACAGCGCACCGAAGCTCATGGCCGAGATATTGAAGACGCTGGCGTGATAGGGGCGGGTGCAGGGCTCGTGGCCTTCCTGAGCCTTCTCTGGCGAGCCACCAATCCAGACGCGAAAGTCGTGCGAGCCCAGCTTGCTCGGCTGCATGGAGTGGTTGACCCACTCATAGCCTTGCTGTCCCACATCAAGCTGGGTGCCGAAAGGGCGGTTATCTACCTGCCCCTTGGCGCGCTGATAGACCAGCGAGCGCTGGGCGCGGGAGAAGGGTTGAGCTTCGTTGTCACCTTCGATGAAGTACTGGCGAATCTCGGGGCGGATGAATTCAAATAAGAAGCGAAAGTGACCCATGATGGGGTAGTTGCGCAAGATGGCGTGGGGCTTTTGCAGCAGGTCGTGAAGGCCCACCAGCACCAGCACAGCCGAGGCAATCAGCCACCACAAGCCCTTGCCAGCGGTCGTTTGCGTATAGAGCGATGCTCCAAAAACGACCACGGAAACGATGAGCGCGCCGTAACGCAGGGGCAGACTATTGAGAAAACGATTCACTGCAGATACTCCCATGGCAGGGGGTGTTGATGGTGGCCCGTTAAAATTCAGTCCTGTACGGGGGCGCATCCATACCAGATGCTCCAGTCCCCTTGGTCCATCGCCCGGCCCTGCTCCTCGATAGTGATGAAAACAGTCCGGGCCATCATAAAAGCCTTTCCCTATGCAAGAACAAGCACCTACCCCCGCCGTTGAAGATACGGCCTCCGCCGACATGCCTGAGGGCGCACTGAGCAACGATCAGCTCGAAGAGCTGGATGCCCTGCTCGACGAAATGCGCACCCGTGGCGATGAAATTCCTCAGTGGGAGTTCTGCGACGGTTTTCTGACCGCTCTGGTCTGCACACGCCGCCCCATTGAAGCCGCTGAATACCTGCCCATGCTGCTGGGCGACGGTGAAACGCTGGACGTGGCCGCTGGTCAGCCCTTACCCAAGCTGGAAGCCTTCAAGGACGAAGCCCAGCAAGCCCGTTTCATGGAGCTGTTCGAGTTGCGCCTGAACGAAGTGCGCACCCAGCTGAATACGGACATCAAGTCTCTGGCTGACGAGGTCGCCTTTCAGCCTGAAGCTCTGGACACCCGTGGCGCCATCCTGATCCTGCCCGAAGCAGAACAGGCCGAGCTGGCTGACGAAGAGATTCCTTCCTTCTCGCAAGTGTGGGCTCTGGGCTTCATGTTTGTGGTGGAAAACTGGGCCGAAGAATGGACCGCTCCCCGTGACAAGGAAGCTGCTCAGTGGCTGGACGCAGCAATGGAGTTCATCGTCAACCTGACCGAAGACGACACCGACACTCCTGCTCTGAACCTGTACGAAGAATCTGGCCCCGCATCGACCAGCCAGGAGCGCGTGGACGCCTTTGGTGAAGCCATCTGGGCCGTGTATGACCTGCATCGCCTGTGGAAGAGCATGGGCCCCCGCCAGGAAACCATCGTCAAGGGCGAACAGCCCGGCCGTAACGATCCTTGCCACTGCGGTAGCGGCAAGAAGTTCAAGAAGTGCCATGGTGCATAAACCAGCTACTGCCTGAGCGGCGTTGCCGCTTTCCCGAAGGGAGACGGCAGCATCGCTGCAAGCGTTGTGAGACAGGTTTGGGTTTGATGACGACGCATTTAGGTGAACGCATACGCGCGC harbors:
- a CDS encoding dicarboxylate/amino acid:cation symporter; translated protein: MHSIPTESAPREHLPFYRQLYFQVVFAIIVGVLLGHFSPAYGEAMKPFGDAFIKLIKMIIAPVIFLTIVTGIASMTHLSAVGRVFGKAMAYFLTFSTLALVVGLVVANVMQPGSGMHINPADLDQSAVKGYVAKSHEMTLTGFVMDIIPKTLVSPFVGDNILQVLLVAVLFGVSLALAGEGGKTVLNFLESLTKPIFKLVNIVMKFAPIGAFGAMAFTIGKFGLGSLVNLAELVLTFYITSALFVLVILGAVARACGFSVIKLIKYLKDELLLVLGTSSSESALPSLMQKMEKAGCSKSVVGLVVPTGYSFNLDGTNIYMTLAALFIAQATDTHLTLGHQIALLLVAMLSSKGAAGVTGAGFITLAATLAVVPEVPVAGMALILGVDRFMSECRSLTNFIGNAVATVVVSKWEKALDYEQLNAALDGQIEDANEVALKI
- a CDS encoding RIO1 family regulatory kinase/ATPase, giving the protein MQKAQTAIDYEAFLREHLNQPHSIMRYELAHETLWVKCASKGNPALNYWLLNTLAKLFSAAVLQPVPNPGGAESIQTEARRLRNFKAKGLRVPEVLATTEQAFVMRHLGRPGEEAPSLSNAIEDAIAQGSASTLKLWRQGLDAIHEAHTKGEVLSQAVARNMVVCPDGVIGFIDFEDDPAAHLPRAVCMARDALNYTQSTALFLQQTGAMEEAQKHWLAFVQQLPADAQQVLARTVKKLGWVRVLPRSKRLGRDTLRVLAAYDLLTSTS
- a CDS encoding FMN-binding glutamate synthase family protein, whose amino-acid sequence is MGVSAVNRFLNSLPLRYGALIVSVVVFGASLYTQTTAGKGLWWLIASAVLVLVGLHDLLQKPHAILRNYPIMGHFRFLFEFIRPEIRQYFIEGDNEAQPFSRAQRSLVYQRAKGQVDNRPFGTQLDVGQQGYEWVNHSMQPSKLGSHDFRVWIGGSPEKAQEGHEPCTRPYHASVFNISAMSFGALSGNAIQALNQGARMGGFIHDTGEGSISQYHRMHGGDLIWEVASGYFGCRNADGTFSEEKFVANATDPQVKMIELKLSQGAKPGHGGMLPGAKVTPEIAAARGIPVGVDCISPSSHSAFSTPVELMQFIGKLRRLSGGKPTGFKFCVGHPWEWFAMVKAMLETNITPDFIVVDGAEGGTGAAPVEFVDHVGVPLQEGLLLVHNTLLGVNLRHRIKIGAAGKVITAFDIARMMALGADWCNSGRGFMMALGCIQAQSCHTGTCPTGVTTQDAVRQQALVVPDKATRVANFHKNTLHALQELVQAAGLKHPNEITAHHIVRRLDDTQVSLLSNLILRVEPGGLLQNLQRQHKVFKNYWPLATAQSFQPLHEPVLRPSAPGSADNAAQSQTLPLRSGIWT
- a CDS encoding YecA family protein, yielding MPEGALSNDQLEELDALLDEMRTRGDEIPQWEFCDGFLTALVCTRRPIEAAEYLPMLLGDGETLDVAAGQPLPKLEAFKDEAQQARFMELFELRLNEVRTQLNTDIKSLADEVAFQPEALDTRGAILILPEAEQAELADEEIPSFSQVWALGFMFVVENWAEEWTAPRDKEAAQWLDAAMEFIVNLTEDDTDTPALNLYEESGPASTSQERVDAFGEAIWAVYDLHRLWKSMGPRQETIVKGEQPGRNDPCHCGSGKKFKKCHGA